A portion of the Streptococcus sp. Marseille-Q6470 genome contains these proteins:
- a CDS encoding amino acid ABC transporter substrate-binding protein/permease produces the protein MKKKILACLLILFPIFSLGLVKADTEKTKYVIASDSSFAPFVFQDSSNQYTGIDMDLIKAIAKDQGFEIEITNPGFDAAINAVQSGQADGVIAGMSVTDARKETFDFSDSYYTANTILGVKESSTISSYEDLNGKTVGVKNGTASQSFLTENQSKYGYKIKTFSDAASMYDSLNTGSIDAVMDDEPVIKYSISQGQKLKTPIEGTPIGETAFAVKKGSNPELLEKFNKGLANLKANGEFQKILNKYLASNSTTTTSTADETTIWGLLKNNYKQLLSGLGITLSLALLSFVIAIFIGIIFGMFSVSPYKSLRMISEIFVDVIRGIPLMILAAFIFWGIPNFIESLTGQQSPINDFVAGTIALSLNSAAYIAEIVRGGIKAVPVGQMEASRSLGISYGKTMRKIVLPQATKLMLPNFVNQFVIALKDTTIVSAIGLVELFQTGKIIIARNYQSFKMYAILAVFYLVIITLLTRLAKRLEKRIQ, from the coding sequence ATGAAGAAAAAAATCCTAGCATGTTTGCTAATTTTATTTCCTATTTTCTCATTAGGGCTCGTAAAAGCTGATACTGAGAAAACCAAATATGTTATCGCTAGTGACTCATCTTTTGCGCCATTTGTTTTCCAAGACTCGAGCAATCAATACACTGGTATCGATATGGATCTCATCAAGGCTATTGCCAAAGACCAAGGTTTTGAGATTGAAATTACCAACCCTGGCTTTGACGCAGCTATTAACGCTGTTCAATCTGGACAAGCAGACGGTGTCATTGCAGGAATGTCTGTAACTGATGCCCGTAAAGAAACTTTCGATTTCTCAGATTCTTACTATACAGCAAATACTATCCTCGGTGTTAAAGAATCAAGTACCATTTCTTCTTATGAAGATTTGAACGGTAAGACTGTAGGTGTCAAGAATGGTACAGCTTCACAAAGCTTCCTAACAGAGAACCAAAGCAAATACGGTTACAAAATCAAAACTTTTTCAGATGCTGCATCTATGTATGATAGTTTAAATACTGGTTCAATTGATGCCGTCATGGACGATGAGCCTGTTATTAAATATTCTATCAGCCAAGGACAAAAATTAAAAACACCAATCGAAGGTACACCAATTGGAGAAACTGCCTTTGCTGTCAAAAAAGGAAGCAATCCAGAATTGCTAGAGAAGTTTAACAAGGGACTCGCAAACCTTAAGGCGAATGGAGAATTCCAAAAAATACTAAATAAATATCTAGCAAGCAATTCTACTACCACAACCTCAACTGCTGATGAAACGACTATTTGGGGCTTGTTGAAAAACAACTACAAACAACTTCTCAGCGGACTTGGTATTACTCTCTCATTAGCACTTCTTTCATTTGTAATTGCAATTTTCATCGGAATTATCTTTGGGATGTTTAGTGTCAGCCCATATAAATCCCTCCGTATGATTTCAGAGATTTTCGTTGACGTTATCCGTGGTATTCCATTGATGATTCTTGCAGCCTTCATTTTCTGGGGAATTCCTAACTTTATCGAATCTCTTACTGGTCAACAAAGTCCCATTAATGACTTTGTCGCTGGTACTATCGCACTTTCCCTAAACTCAGCTGCCTACATTGCTGAAATTGTTCGTGGTGGTATCAAGGCCGTACCTGTTGGACAAATGGAAGCCAGTCGAAGTCTTGGTATTTCATATGGAAAAACCATGCGTAAGATTGTCTTGCCACAAGCAACCAAGCTCATGCTTCCAAACTTCGTCAACCAATTTGTTATCGCTCTTAAAGATACAACGATCGTATCTGCAATCGGTTTGGTAGAACTCTTCCAGACTGGTAAGATTATCATTGCTCGTAACTACCAAAGTTTCAAGATGTATGCAATTCTCGCAGTCTTTTACCTTGTGATTATCACTCTTCTAACTAGACTAGCAAAACGCTTAGAAAAGAGGATTCAATAA
- a CDS encoding amino acid ABC transporter ATP-binding protein, which yields MAKLKIDVHNLHKQYGKNKVLKGISAKFYEGDVVCIIGPSGSGKSTFLRSLNLLEEGTKGSITVNGYDLTDKSTNVDHVRENIGMVFQHFNLFPHMTVLENITFAPVEHKLMTKAEAEKLGMELLEKVGLADKANANPESLSGGQKQRVAIARGLAMNPDIMLFDEPTSALDPEMVGDVLNVMKELAEQGMTMIIVTHEMGFARKVANRVIFTADGEFLEDGTPDQIFDNPQHPRLKEFLDKVLNA from the coding sequence ATGGCAAAATTAAAAATTGACGTTCATAACTTACATAAACAATATGGTAAAAACAAAGTCCTTAAAGGAATTTCAGCGAAATTCTACGAAGGAGATGTTGTTTGTATCATTGGACCTTCTGGTTCAGGTAAGTCAACTTTCTTGCGTAGCTTAAATCTCCTCGAAGAAGGAACAAAAGGAAGCATCACAGTTAACGGCTATGATTTGACGGATAAATCTACCAACGTAGACCATGTTCGTGAAAATATCGGAATGGTGTTCCAGCACTTCAATCTCTTTCCACATATGACCGTATTGGAAAATATCACTTTCGCTCCTGTAGAACATAAGTTAATGACTAAGGCTGAAGCAGAAAAATTGGGTATGGAACTCCTTGAAAAAGTTGGGCTTGCTGACAAGGCCAATGCCAATCCTGAAAGTTTATCCGGTGGTCAAAAACAACGTGTGGCTATCGCTCGCGGTTTAGCAATGAACCCTGATATCATGCTCTTTGACGAGCCAACTTCTGCCCTTGACCCTGAGATGGTCGGTGATGTTCTGAACGTCATGAAAGAGTTGGCTGAACAAGGCATGACCATGATTATCGTAACCCACGAAATGGGATTTGCTCGTAAGGTTGCCAATCGAGTTATCTTTACAGCAGACGGTGAATTCCTAGAAGATGGGACACCTGATCAAATCTTTGACAACCCACAACACCCTCGTCTAAAAGAATTTTTAGACAAGGTCCTCAACGCTTAA
- the zwf gene encoding glucose-6-phosphate dehydrogenase gives MSSKVIVTIFGASGDLAKRKLYPSLFRLYKSGNLSDHFAVIGTARRPWSKEYFESVVVESILDLADSAEEAQAFASHFYYQSHDVNDTEHYIELRKLQAELNEKYQTEHNKLFFLSMAPQFFGTIAKHLKSEQIVDGKGFERLIVEKPFGTDYETASKLNEELLATFNEEQIYRIDHYLGKEMIQSIFAIRFANMIFENVWNREHIDNVQITFAERLGVEERGGYYDESGALRDMVQNHTLQLLSLLAMDKPASFTKDDIRAEKIKVFKNLYHPTDEELKEHFIRGQYRSGKVDGMKYISYRSEPNVNPESMTETFASGAFFVDTDRFRDVPFFFRTGKRLTEKGTHVNIVFKQMDSIFGEPLAPNILTIYIQPTEGFSLSLNGKKVGEEFSLAPNSLDYRTDATATGASPDPYEKLIYDVLNNNSTNFSHWDEVSASWKLIDRIEKLWAENGAPLHDYKAGSMGPQASFDLLEKYGAEWTWQPDIAYRKDGRLE, from the coding sequence ATGTCATCTAAAGTTATTGTTACAATTTTTGGTGCTAGTGGAGATTTGGCTAAACGCAAGCTCTACCCTTCACTCTTTAGACTTTATAAATCAGGTAATTTGTCTGATCATTTTGCTGTTATTGGAACTGCTCGTAGACCTTGGAGTAAGGAATATTTCGAATCTGTTGTTGTCGAATCTATTTTAGACTTGGCAGATAGCGCAGAAGAGGCTCAAGCTTTTGCTAGTCATTTTTACTATCAAAGTCACGATGTTAATGACACTGAGCACTATATCGAATTGCGCAAGCTTCAGGCTGAGTTAAATGAAAAGTATCAAACTGAACACAACAAGCTCTTCTTCCTCTCAATGGCACCACAATTCTTCGGTACCATCGCTAAACACCTCAAGTCTGAGCAAATCGTTGATGGTAAGGGCTTTGAACGTTTGATTGTTGAGAAGCCTTTCGGTACGGATTATGAAACTGCAAGCAAACTAAACGAAGAGCTTCTAGCTACTTTTAACGAAGAGCAAATCTATCGTATCGACCACTATCTTGGTAAAGAGATGATTCAGAGTATTTTTGCCATTCGTTTTGCCAATATGATCTTTGAAAATGTTTGGAATCGGGAACATATTGATAATGTGCAAATTACCTTTGCAGAACGTCTAGGTGTTGAAGAGCGTGGTGGCTACTATGATGAGTCTGGCGCCCTTCGTGATATGGTCCAAAACCACACACTTCAGCTTCTGTCACTCCTTGCTATGGACAAGCCTGCAAGCTTTACAAAGGATGACATTCGTGCAGAGAAAATCAAGGTCTTCAAGAACCTTTACCACCCTACAGATGAGGAACTTAAAGAGCACTTCATCCGTGGTCAGTATCGTTCTGGTAAAGTTGATGGCATGAAGTACATTTCTTACCGCAGCGAACCAAATGTCAACCCAGAATCAATGACAGAAACCTTTGCTTCAGGTGCCTTCTTTGTCGATACCGACCGCTTCCGTGATGTACCTTTCTTCTTCCGTACAGGTAAACGCCTAACTGAAAAAGGAACACACGTAAACATCGTCTTCAAACAAATGGATTCAATCTTTGGAGAGCCTCTAGCACCAAATATTTTGACCATCTATATCCAACCGACGGAAGGATTCTCTCTTAGCCTTAACGGTAAGAAGGTAGGGGAAGAGTTTAGCCTCGCACCAAATTCGCTTGACTATCGAACAGATGCGACTGCAACAGGTGCTTCACCTGACCCATATGAAAAACTAATCTATGATGTTTTGAACAATAACTCAACAAACTTTAGCCACTGGGATGAAGTGAGTGCATCATGGAAATTGATTGACCGTATCGAGAAGCTTTGGGCTGAAAACGGTGCTCCACTTCATGACTACAAGGCTGGTAGCATGGGACCTCAAGCTAGCTTTGACTTACTTGAAAAATACGGAGCTGAGTGGACCTGGCAACCAGATATCGCCTATCGTAAAGATGGTCGTTTAGAATAA
- the ftsY gene encoding signal recognition particle-docking protein FtsY, with amino-acid sequence MGLFDRLFGKIEEPKIEDVVKEALENIDLSDDSEQTELPVTEDIQTKEPVEDNLPEEDQEEIDNGSSETEVVEEPIIEPVDEVDFSQDEPIQIEEAESHQEELTHVEEVTLSESFEEDADQTQSNETEVEITEELEPETTEEVEEDLAIEETPQVQETEQEKYDRSLKKTRTGFGARLNAFFANFRSVDEDFFEELEELLIMSDVGVQVASNLTEELRYEAKLENAKKPEALRRVIIEKLVELYEKDGIYNENINFQDGLTVMLFVGVNGVGKTTSIGKLANRYKQAGKKVMLVAADTFRAGAVAQLAEWGRRVDVPVVTGPEKADPASVVFDGMERAVAEGIDILMIDTAGRLQNKENLMAELEKIGRIIKRVVPEAPHETFLALDASTGQNALVQAKEFSKITPVTGIVLTKIDGTARGGVVLAIREELNIPVKLIGFGEKIDDIGEFNSENFMKGLLEGLI; translated from the coding sequence ATGGGATTATTTGACCGTTTATTTGGAAAAATAGAAGAACCAAAGATTGAAGATGTTGTCAAAGAGGCTCTAGAAAACATTGATTTATCGGATGATAGCGAACAAACTGAGCTACCAGTAACTGAAGACATCCAAACTAAAGAGCCTGTAGAAGACAACTTACCAGAAGAAGACCAGGAAGAAATCGACAATGGCTCATCTGAAACAGAGGTTGTAGAAGAACCTATCATTGAGCCAGTTGACGAAGTTGACTTTTCTCAAGATGAACCAATTCAAATCGAAGAGGCAGAAAGTCATCAAGAGGAATTGACTCATGTTGAAGAAGTAACTTTAAGTGAAAGTTTTGAGGAAGATGCTGATCAAACTCAATCAAACGAGACAGAAGTCGAAATCACTGAAGAACTTGAACCAGAGACTACCGAGGAAGTGGAAGAAGATCTAGCAATTGAGGAAACCCCTCAAGTCCAAGAGACTGAACAAGAAAAATATGACCGTAGTCTTAAGAAAACGCGTACTGGATTCGGTGCCCGTTTGAATGCTTTCTTTGCAAACTTCCGCTCAGTCGATGAAGATTTTTTTGAAGAACTTGAAGAACTGCTCATCATGAGTGACGTTGGTGTGCAGGTGGCTTCAAATCTTACGGAAGAATTGCGTTATGAAGCCAAGCTTGAGAATGCTAAGAAACCTGAAGCCCTTCGCCGTGTTATCATCGAAAAATTGGTGGAGCTATATGAAAAGGACGGCATTTATAATGAAAATATTAACTTCCAAGATGGATTAACGGTTATGCTTTTTGTTGGAGTTAATGGGGTCGGGAAAACAACTTCAATTGGTAAATTAGCTAATCGATACAAACAAGCTGGTAAAAAGGTTATGCTTGTTGCTGCGGATACTTTCCGTGCGGGTGCGGTTGCTCAGTTAGCAGAATGGGGGCGTCGTGTAGATGTTCCTGTCGTTACTGGTCCTGAGAAAGCAGATCCAGCTAGCGTTGTCTTTGATGGGATGGAACGAGCAGTAGCAGAAGGTATTGATATTCTCATGATTGATACAGCTGGCCGTCTGCAAAACAAAGAAAACTTAATGGCAGAATTGGAAAAGATTGGTCGTATCATCAAACGCGTAGTGCCAGAAGCACCTCATGAAACCTTCCTAGCTCTTGACGCATCAACTGGTCAAAATGCTCTTGTACAAGCTAAAGAATTCTCAAAAATTACTCCTGTTACAGGGATTGTCTTAACCAAGATTGATGGAACTGCCCGAGGTGGGGTTGTTCTTGCTATCCGTGAGGAACTCAATATCCCTGTTAAGCTAATTGGTTTTGGTGAAAAAATTGATGATATCGGTGAGTTTAACTCTGAAAACTTTATGAAGGGCCTTCTAGAAGGTTTGATATAA
- a CDS encoding Cof-type HAD-IIB family hydrolase: MADIKLIALDLDGTLLTTDKKLTERTKATLKAAREQGVKVVLTTGRPLKAMDFFLKELGTDGHDDEYTITFNGGLVQKNTGEILDKTVFSIDDVTRIYEETEKLEIPLDAISEGTVYQIQSDQESLYAQFNPALTFVPTAFEDLSSQVTYNKCVTAFPQEPLDAAIQKISPELYDQYEIFKSRELLLEWSPKNVHKATGLAKLIEHLGIDQSQVMACGDEANDLSMIEWAGLGVAMQNAVPAVKAVANVVTPMTNDEEAVAWAIEKYVLKEN; the protein is encoded by the coding sequence ATGGCAGATATTAAATTAATTGCCTTGGACTTGGATGGAACCTTGCTGACGACAGACAAAAAATTGACAGAACGTACCAAGGCGACTTTAAAGGCTGCGCGTGAACAAGGGGTCAAGGTAGTCCTAACAACTGGACGTCCCCTCAAGGCTATGGATTTCTTCCTTAAAGAGCTTGGAACAGACGGCCATGATGACGAATATACTATCACATTCAACGGTGGGTTGGTTCAGAAAAATACAGGTGAGATTCTTGATAAGACAGTCTTTTCAATTGATGATGTGACACGTATTTATGAAGAAACTGAAAAATTAGAAATCCCCTTAGATGCAATTTCAGAAGGAACAGTTTATCAGATTCAGTCTGACCAAGAAAGTTTATATGCCCAGTTTAACCCGGCTCTAACGTTTGTTCCAACTGCTTTTGAAGACTTGTCTAGTCAGGTGACCTATAATAAATGTGTGACTGCCTTTCCTCAGGAGCCTTTGGATGCGGCTATTCAGAAGATTTCACCAGAATTATACGACCAGTATGAGATTTTTAAATCTCGTGAACTCTTGCTAGAATGGTCACCAAAAAATGTCCATAAGGCGACTGGTTTAGCTAAACTGATTGAGCATTTAGGGATTGATCAAAGTCAGGTGATGGCCTGCGGAGATGAGGCTAATGACCTTTCGATGATTGAGTGGGCCGGTCTTGGTGTAGCCATGCAGAATGCAGTTCCAGCAGTTAAGGCAGTGGCCAATGTGGTAACACCAATGACCAATGACGAGGAAGCTGTTGCCTGGGCAATTGAAAAATACGTACTGAAGGAGAATTAA
- a CDS encoding HAD family hydrolase, with translation MIKLVATDMDGTFLDEAGQFDMERLKKLLHSYKEKGIYFAVASGRGLLSLEKHFADVKDEIIFIAENGSLVRFHGQDLYEATMPRNFYLSTFEKLKTSPYFDEKKMLLTGKKACYVLDTVDETYLMFSHHYNENIKKVTSLEDITDEIFKFTTNFTEETVEAGEAWVNEYVPGVKAMTTGFESIDIVLDYVDKGVAIVELAKKLNLDMDQVMAFGDNLNDLHMMQVVGHPVAPENARPEILELAETVIGHHKDQSVIAYMEGL, from the coding sequence ATGATTAAACTAGTCGCAACTGATATGGACGGGACTTTTTTGGATGAAGCTGGCCAATTTGATATGGAGCGTCTTAAAAAGCTGCTCCATTCATATAAAGAAAAAGGGATTTACTTTGCTGTGGCTTCTGGCCGAGGTCTTTTGTCTTTAGAAAAGCATTTTGCGGATGTCAAAGATGAGATTATTTTTATCGCTGAAAATGGTAGTCTGGTTCGTTTTCATGGACAAGACCTCTATGAAGCAACCATGCCACGTAATTTTTACCTATCAACTTTTGAAAAACTAAAAACTTCCCCTTATTTTGATGAAAAGAAGATGCTCTTGACTGGTAAGAAAGCTTGTTATGTTTTAGATACTGTAGATGAAACCTATCTTATGTTTAGCCATCATTACAATGAAAATATCAAAAAAGTAACTAGTCTAGAAGATATTACAGATGAGATTTTTAAATTCACAACCAACTTTACAGAAGAGACAGTAGAAGCTGGGGAAGCTTGGGTCAATGAATATGTTCCTGGTGTTAAGGCAATGACGACAGGTTTTGAGTCGATTGATATCGTTCTTGACTATGTGGATAAGGGAGTTGCTATTGTAGAGCTAGCAAAAAAATTAAATTTGGATATGGACCAAGTGATGGCCTTCGGTGACAATCTCAACGACCTTCACATGATGCAGGTTGTAGGGCACCCAGTTGCGCCTGAAAATGCTCGCCCAGAGATTTTAGAACTAGCTGAAACAGTTATCGGTCACCATAAGGACCAATCAGTTATCGCTTATATGGAGGGGTTATAA
- a CDS encoding 8-oxo-dGTP diphosphatase codes for MTEKIKNWVNICVLKNQEILLLNRQHDNFPGWIPPGGKVEFPESFFEAALRELKEETGLTALNLELKGISGFTNSIGNERFVFYDFLCTQFTGELSTSAEGEPKWWNLKDIDKIPMQDEIRKRLPLYLRKGSFESINYWDDNKKCISENKTILFD; via the coding sequence ATGACTGAAAAAATCAAAAACTGGGTTAATATTTGCGTTTTGAAAAATCAAGAAATTTTATTACTTAATAGACAGCACGATAATTTTCCTGGCTGGATTCCACCGGGGGGAAAAGTTGAATTCCCTGAAAGTTTTTTTGAAGCTGCATTACGGGAACTTAAGGAAGAGACTGGACTCACTGCATTAAATCTTGAATTAAAAGGAATTTCAGGCTTTACTAATTCAATTGGTAATGAGAGATTTGTCTTCTATGACTTTTTATGTACTCAGTTTACTGGTGAACTAAGCACATCTGCTGAAGGTGAGCCAAAATGGTGGAATCTAAAAGATATTGATAAAATACCAATGCAAGATGAAATAAGAAAAAGGCTACCACTTTATTTAAGAAAAGGAAGCTTTGAAAGTATTAACTATTGGGATGATAATAAGAAATGCATTAGTGAAAACAAAACAATTTTATTTGACTAA
- a CDS encoding HD domain-containing protein — MCNLKNSVDFIKEIEKLKSVTRFNRTLDGRFENSAEHSWQGAIAAIVLQDYYPEKLKMEKVISMLLIHDLGEIYAGDTWVFDDEKKLHSHDKELASIEKTMSLLPEEKYLNMKNLWLEFEKGQSAEARYARVIDALVPLINHLEVSEFNYNPDNISADMVLEKKKFIKSESEELWKLTEDLIQESVEKGLYF, encoded by the coding sequence ATGTGTAATTTAAAGAATTCAGTCGATTTTATTAAAGAAATAGAGAAGTTAAAGTCAGTAACAAGATTCAATAGAACTCTTGATGGAAGATTTGAAAATAGTGCCGAGCATTCTTGGCAAGGTGCTATAGCTGCTATAGTTCTTCAAGATTATTATCCTGAAAAGTTGAAAATGGAAAAAGTCATTTCTATGTTATTGATTCATGATTTAGGTGAGATTTATGCCGGAGATACTTGGGTTTTTGATGATGAAAAAAAGCTTCATTCTCATGATAAAGAACTAGCATCTATAGAAAAAACAATGAGCCTCCTTCCAGAAGAGAAATATTTGAATATGAAAAATTTGTGGTTGGAATTTGAAAAAGGGCAGAGTGCTGAAGCAAGATATGCAAGAGTGATCGACGCCTTGGTACCGCTGATTAATCACTTAGAAGTGTCAGAATTCAATTATAACCCTGATAATATCAGTGCAGACATGGTATTAGAAAAGAAAAAGTTCATAAAAAGTGAATCTGAAGAATTATGGAAACTGACGGAAGACTTGATTCAGGAAAGTGTGGAGAAGGGCTTATATTTTTAA
- a CDS encoding trimeric intracellular cation channel family protein encodes MDFDLFLMICNYIGTIAFAASGAIKGFGKRLDIFGISLLAIVTAVGGGILRDSIISRFPSALADPGPIYVSIFVAVIMYIFVTSKQANSSQEKKFYKWLREAYLIFDSIGLIIFSLIGATALADSKLNLMSAGILACLTGAGGGIIRDLLINEVPSVLKEDIYALLSFVIGVIYYWLAFVLHFPRITAFIILSIVGFVIRLCIIKFKLSLPNMDKRTLN; translated from the coding sequence ATGGATTTTGACCTATTCCTAATGATCTGTAATTATATTGGGACTATAGCCTTCGCGGCTTCAGGAGCCATCAAAGGATTTGGTAAACGTTTAGACATTTTTGGAATTAGTTTATTGGCTATTGTAACCGCAGTAGGTGGAGGGATTTTAAGAGATTCTATTATCAGTCGTTTTCCTTCCGCTCTCGCAGATCCTGGACCGATTTATGTCTCTATCTTTGTAGCGGTTATCATGTATATCTTTGTGACTTCAAAACAAGCCAATTCAAGTCAAGAAAAAAAATTCTATAAGTGGTTGAGAGAAGCTTATCTCATCTTTGATTCAATTGGCTTAATCATCTTTTCCTTGATTGGAGCTACCGCCTTAGCTGATAGTAAATTGAACTTGATGTCTGCAGGTATTTTAGCCTGTTTAACGGGAGCAGGTGGTGGTATTATCCGAGACCTCCTGATCAATGAAGTTCCAAGTGTTCTAAAAGAGGACATCTATGCCCTTCTATCTTTTGTAATTGGCGTTATTTATTACTGGTTGGCCTTTGTCCTACATTTTCCAAGAATTACTGCCTTTATTATTCTCTCAATTGTCGGTTTTGTGATTCGACTCTGTATTATTAAGTTTAAGCTCTCTTTACCAAATATGGATAAGAGAACCTTGAATTGA